Proteins from a genomic interval of Quercus lobata isolate SW786 chromosome 11, ValleyOak3.0 Primary Assembly, whole genome shotgun sequence:
- the LOC115968182 gene encoding glycine cleavage system H protein 2, mitochondrial-like isoform X2: protein MASGSLCSTEALLLDLKYLDSHEWVKVEGNSATVGITDHAQDHLGDVVYIELPEVGAPVSQGDSFGVVESVKATNDINSPISGKVVEVNEELNDSPGLPI from the exons ATGGCTTCAGGATCTCTGTGTTCCACCGAGGCTCTGCTTCTG GATCTTAAGTACCTTGACTCTCATGAGTGGGTGAAAGTTGAGGGGAATTCTGCTACTGTTGGTATAACCGACCATGCTCAGGATCATTTAGGTGATGTTGTGTACATTGAATTACCAGAAGTGGGAGCTCCAGTATCACAGGGCGACAGCTTTGGTGTCGTTGAAAGTGTCAAGGCTACTAATGATATTAATTCTCCCATTTCAGGGAAAGTGGTTGAAGTAAACGAAGAGCTCAATGACTCCCCTGGTCTG CCCATATGA
- the LOC115968182 gene encoding glycine cleavage system H protein 2, mitochondrial-like isoform X1, whose product MASGSLCSTEALLLDLKYLDSHEWVKVEGNSATVGITDHAQDHLGDVVYIELPEVGAPVSQGDSFGVVESVKATNDINSPISGKVVEVNEELNDSPGLVSLLF is encoded by the exons ATGGCTTCAGGATCTCTGTGTTCCACCGAGGCTCTGCTTCTG GATCTTAAGTACCTTGACTCTCATGAGTGGGTGAAAGTTGAGGGGAATTCTGCTACTGTTGGTATAACCGACCATGCTCAGGATCATTTAGGTGATGTTGTGTACATTGAATTACCAGAAGTGGGAGCTCCAGTATCACAGGGCGACAGCTTTGGTGTCGTTGAAAGTGTCAAGGCTACTAATGATATTAATTCTCCCATTTCAGGGAAAGTGGTTGAAGTAAACGAAGAGCTCAATGACTCCCCTGGTCTGGTGAGTCtccttttttaa